In the genome of Vicia villosa cultivar HV-30 ecotype Madison, WI linkage group LG7, Vvil1.0, whole genome shotgun sequence, one region contains:
- the LOC131619025 gene encoding uncharacterized protein LOC131619025: protein MEWQRSGRKLFRGLTPKWDCFPFGGRQSGAGVTLSSFYFSAFPDRCKAIDMFKLFGCVGEVVEVVIPPRRNKFGRRFGFARFKEVVDERMVVVRLYNILIDGKKIHANQPRFLRNGRQEGLVVDQKRVEGPKVFIPGVKDQWVVKSKTFADIVQGGSKREESQSKEVPLVFSSGSELKSRWKKAYVGEVLFPGESYNIQTHLEIEGFFSIKVYPMGANLCLLEEMVEGFIKELLEEGKWWWQQWFKTIKPWHEKEVDTARVVWVRVYGVPCHAWSNDFFETLANRLGLFICLDENTMTGRRIPLEKSYMRIDPAEDTCESLLRKENSVGKMNISARRATGDMRDPLGIRNSA, encoded by the exons ATGGAGTGGCAACGTTCGGGAAGGAAGTTATTCAGGGGTTTAACTCCAAAATGGGACTGCTTCCCTTTTGGAGGGAGACAATCGGGTGCTGGCGTTACCCTCTCTTCTTTTTATTTCTCAGCTTTTCCGGATAGGTGCAAGGCAATCGATATGTTCAAGCTTTTTGGTTGTGTGGGGGAGGTGGTGGAGGTGGTGATACCTCCTAGACGGAACAAGTTTGGAAGACGGTTCGGTTTTGCTAGGTTCAAAGAAGTGGTGGATGAGAGAATGGTTGTTGTAAGGCTATACAACATTTTGATAGATGGGAAGAAAATACATGCTAATCAACCTAGATTCCTAAGGAACGGAAGGCAAGAGGGCTTGGTTGTGGATCAGAAGCGGGTGGAGGGTCCTAAGGTGTTTATTCCGGGTGTTAAAGATCAGTGGGTGGTGAAATCAAAAACGTTTGCAGATATCGTTCAGGGTGGTAGTAAGAGGGAAGAGTCTCAATCGAAGGAAGTCCCATTGGTATTTTCCTCTGGCTCAGAGTTAAAGAGTAGATGGAAGAAGGCTTATGTTGGTGAAGTTTTGTTTCCTGGTGAATCTTATAACATTCAGACTCACCTAGAAATTGAAGGTTTCTTTTCGATTAAGGTCTATCCGATGGGAGCTAATTTATGTCTGCTTGAGGAGATGGTGGAAGGTTTCATTAAAGAGCTGTTAGAGGAAGGAAAATGGTGGTGGCAACAGTGGTTCAAAACGATTAAACCTTGGCATGAAAAAGAAGTAGACACGGCAAGGGTAGTGTGGGTTAGAGTTTATGGGGTGCCTTGCCATGCTTGGAGTAATGACTTCTTTGAAACACTAGCTAACAGATTGGGTTTGTTCATTTGCTTGGACGAGAACACTATGACTGGAA gacgcattccgctggagAAGTCCTATATGAGAATAGATCCTGCTGAGGATACATgtgaatctttgctgaggaaagaaaactcggtggggaagatgaatattTCTGCAAGGCGAGCTACtggggatatgagagatccgctggggataaggaactcagCATAA
- the LOC131619027 gene encoding uncharacterized protein LOC131619027, with the protein MDIPIDTVKERTRHTRAYKIPDIDVSGLIGLSSRLEGEVLRDFNHDYGNLLSILRTSFDPMALITLFQFYDPQLRCFTFQDYQLVPTLEEFSYILNIRITDDVPFIRVPEVVRFEKIAEALHMGIKEVERNWKSSGGVSGFYLSFLISKAEDTAKKEQWVDFSRLLAIMIYGIVLFPSRENFVSLAAICVFMNKNPVPTLLADAYFSIHSRSKKGGYVVGSGLPLLYQWFMLHLPVRGPFVLKKSSLKWSDRIVNLTSYDIRWNYCVGKIWNIITSCGQYPNVPLMGTRGCISYNPTLAYRQLGYAMERAQNDVEAFESVYFADGKDPLELEKIAYAWTKVHKRDQNTLSKKVPIAMGPYRKWVEARVANLLLPFARSCPLYEQPPVVLSDTVAAELYIQIEADNIKLRAKDNEVGLERYFQDREKAELARKLKHAQGEGSSMTRAQRRSHDLMEESLYRKKQECAKLRRPENNSKRRMQDSEQQLMGEKAKSARLEEELASLRSQRRGDGGAHSVIRRS; encoded by the coding sequence ATGGACATCCCCATTGATACCGTCAAAGAACGTACAAGGCACACCAGAGCTTATAAGATTCCGGATATCGATGTTTCGGGGTTGATTGGTTTGAGTTCTCGGTTGGAAGGGGAGGTTCTCCGTGACTTCAATCATGATTATGGCAATTTGCTCTCCATCCTCAGAACATCTTTCGATCCAATGGCTTTGATCACCCtgtttcagttctatgatccacaGTTGAGGTGTTTTACATTTCAGGACTACCAATTGGTGCCAACACTCGAGGAGTTTTCTTACATACTCAATATCCGAATCACTGATGATGTACCTTTCATTCGAGTTCCCGAGGTTGTGAGATTTGAAAAAATAGCTGAAGCTCTTCACATGGGTATAAAAGAGGTGGAAAGAAATTGGAAGTCATCGGGAGGTGTTTCTGGTTTCTATCTTAGCTTTTTGATTAGTAAGGCTGAGGATACGGCTAAGAAGGAGCAGTGGGTTGATTTTAGTCGTTTGCTTGCTATCATGATTTATGGTATTGTCTTGTTCCCTTCAAGAGAGAATTTTGTGAGTTTGGCGGCGATTTGTGTCTTTATGAACAAAAACCCCGTGCCAACGTTGCTTGCAGACGCTTATTTTTCGATCCATTCGAGAAGTAAGAAGGGAGGATATGTCGTTGGTTCTGGTCTTCCATTGCTGTATCAGTGGTTCATGTTGCATTTGCCGGTGAGAGGACCTTttgtgctcaagaagagttctcttAAGTGGTCAGATAGGATTGTTAACCTCACATCTTATGACATCAGGTGGAACTATTGTGTGGGGAAAATTTGGAACATCATCACTAGTTGCGGTCAATATCCCAACGTTCCTCTCATGGGAACCAGAGGTTGCATTAGTTACAATCCCACACTCGCCTATCGTCAATTGGGATATGCAATGGAAAGGGCTcagaatgatgtagaagcgtttgAATCAGTGTACTTTGCTGATGGTAAAGATCCTCTGGAGCTAGAAAAGATAGCGTATGCTTGGACCAAAGTTCACAAGAGAGATCAGAATACTTTGAGCAAGAAAGTTCCTATTGCTATGGGTCCTTACCGAAAGTGGGTTGAAGCAAGAGTGGCAAATCTGTTGTTGCCATTTGCGAGGTCATGTCCATTGTATGAGCAACCTCCCGTGGTTTTATCTGATACCGTTGCGGCTGAACTCTATATTCAAATTGAAGCGGACAACATCAAACTAAGAGCAAAGGACAATGAGGTTGGCTTGGAGAGGTATTTTCAAGATCGCGAAAAGGCGGAATTGGCTCGTAAGCTCAAGCATGCGCAAGGTGAAGGTTCAAGCATGACACGTGCCCAAAGGCGATCTCATGACTTGATGGAAGAAAGCTTGTACCGAAAAAAGCAGGAATGTGCGAAGTTGCGAAGGCCCGAAAACAATAGCAAGAGAAGGATGCAGGATTCAGAACAACAGTTGATGGGAGAGAAAGCCAAGTCAGCTCGACTTGAAGAAGAGCTCGCAAGCCTCCGGTCCCAGCGGAGAGGAGATGGAGGAGCTCATTCTGTTATCAGACGATCCTAG